A genomic region of Rhipicephalus sanguineus isolate Rsan-2018 chromosome 1, BIME_Rsan_1.4, whole genome shotgun sequence contains the following coding sequences:
- the LOC125757186 gene encoding uncharacterized protein LOC125757186, translating to MATRVENAFDSGGTAYLPPVASLPVVRLLQPMIDDRSEADIDCQDPFQPPTGTGANEETGPPSVAQPEAEENTAAPSCTNSPQVATGSAGSTSAATRMAVLEKTLAAENEVRAELLQEEHRIRVRILQEDHDDEILERANKRKLEN from the exons ATGGCGACAAGGGTGGAGAACGCCTTCGATTCAGGTGGCACTGCATACCTGCCACCCGTCGCAAGTCTGCCTGTCGTAAGGCTACTGCAGCCAATGATCGATGACCGAAGTGAAGCGGACATTGATTGCCAAG ATCCTTTCCAGCCACCAACAGGCACAGGTGCCAATGAGGAGACTGGACCGCCTTCCGTAGCGCAGCCAGAGGCTGAAGAAAACACCGCTGCGCCAAGCTGCACAAACAGCCCCCAAGTCGCCACAGGTTCTGCAGGCTCTACTTCTGCGGCAACTCGGATGGCCGTCTTGGAGAAGACGCTGGCCGCTGAAAATGAAGTTCGTGCGGAGCTACTTCAAGAAGAGCACCGAATTCGCGTCCGCATACTGCAGGAGGACCACGACGACGAGATCCTGGAACGGGCAAACAAGAGAAAACTTGaaaattaa